Proteins co-encoded in one Medicago truncatula cultivar Jemalong A17 chromosome 8, MtrunA17r5.0-ANR, whole genome shotgun sequence genomic window:
- the LOC11436799 gene encoding auxin-responsive protein SAUR32, with the protein MKVKKGWLAVQVGSEEEHSQVDGVTVSDSQRFLIPISYLYHPLFNHLLDKAYEIYGYNTDGPLKLPCSVDDFLHLRWRIEKESTPYHHHHQHHHHHLIPHALYFNSC; encoded by the coding sequence ATGAAGGTGAAGAAGGGATGGCTAGCAGTTCAAGTAGGTTCAGAGGAAGAACACTCTCAAGTAGATGGTGTCACTGTCAGTGATTCTCAAAGATTTCTCATCCCTATTTCATATCTTTATCATCCTCTTTTCAACCATCTTCTTGATAAAGCTTACGAGATTTATGGCTACAATACTGATGGTCCTCTCAAGCTTCCTTGTTCTGTTGATGACTTTCTTCACCTCCGTTGGCGAATTGAAAAAGAATCCACACCCTatcatcaccatcaccaacatcatcatcaccatttgATTCCTCATGCTTTGTATTTCAATTCTTGTTGA